The proteins below are encoded in one region of Hordeum vulgare subsp. vulgare chromosome 3H, MorexV3_pseudomolecules_assembly, whole genome shotgun sequence:
- the LOC123439351 gene encoding DNA-directed RNA polymerase III subunit 1-like: MRFSMLSGKEIRQSAEAQVWNNRIYGPDMKPVPNGLLDTRMGAANKQGDCGTCHGSYTECPGHFGYLKLALPVFNVSFFNNILDVVKCICKGCSRVLLVEKDRREFLKKARRLGAGASALRFCPGERTARRGGRRGRGVRRGGGGARD, from the exons ATGCGGTTCAGCATGTTGTCCGGCAAGGAGATACGCCAGTCCGCGGAAGCGCAGGTCTGGAACAATCGGATCTACGGGCCCGACATGAAGCCGGTGCCCAACGGATTGCTCgacacgcggatg GGAGCTGCAAACAAGCAAGGGGATTGTGGTAcctgccatggttcatacaccgAGTGCCCAGGCCATTTTGGTTACCTGAAGCTTGCGCTACCGGTTTTCAATGTTAGCTTCTTCAACAATATTCTGGATGTAGTCAAGTGTATCTGCAAG GGCTGTAGCAGGGTTCTTCTTGTGGAGAAAGATCGCCGAGAGTTTCTGAAGAAGGCGCGACGGCTGGGCGCGGGCGCTTCGGCTCTGCGTTTTTGTCCGGGGGAACggacggcgcggcgagggggtcgccgggggcGTGGCGtgcggcgaggcggcggcggcgcgagagatTGA